ATAACTGCCTCTGCCAAACCATTTCACCGCCAGGTACATAATTTTCGCTTTGGACTTTTTCACCCGGCAACGGCGCAGATTCTTGTAAAACAACTTATCCGCCCAGGGTTTGGTCTTAATTGCCTGTTGGTAACACCTGTCATGTACCCAGGCGGCAATCCAGCCCTGCTCAACCCGGTTGACATACCAACGCAGGTACCAGGGGGAAGAAAAACCATCGGATAACATGCCGGCAGGTAGATCCAGCTCAGGGGTTTGTATTGAAGTAGTTAAAATAAACTTGTCTAAGTCATCGCGATACAAAGCAGAAACATCTGGCATCATGTTAAATCACCGCAAACCTGTACTCTTCGATACTGAACTTAGGCTCATCTAATTCGGCATTAATCAGTTCATTATTCACTACCCACATACCGCCGGTTTTAAAATTCATAGTCAGGGTCAATTTGCCATCTTTAACTTCAGCCAACATTAATTGCGTTCTGCCGGTATCAATGCGTTTAAAAGGCACGAGAAACTTTTGATCAATAATGGCTAAGGTACCGCTTGCAATGAACTGCTCACCTTCAAAAACCGTATATTGATTCTTAACATCAGAGAAACCGGCGACAGTCCCGGTAACATCTTCAATCACAGCAGGTATTAATGGTTTCGTAATATTTTCAACAGCCTTTACCTGTGAGTGCGAACTGAAAACGCCCTCAAAATAGCTGTCACCTATTGCAACCTGTATATCGCCATTTAATAAGATAAGATCATCCGCATCCACCGCATTGGTGTATTCATACAACCCCACTACGGTATTTTCTGATATGTGCGCATAAGTAAAATTCATTTTATTCACCTAATACCGTCCAATAAACTGTCGCATTGCCATGATTATGGTTTCCGTAACTCTTCCCTGAATTTACTTCCAGGTTCGTATTAGAAGTCAGCCTGACAGCGGCAGTATAGGGCAATACCATATCTGGACTATTATATGGTTTATCAGGCCAATGAGCATGAAGCCCGTTGGCAACACTACAAGTTGCATATGCCTTATTCTGATCGAACTGCGTTGCCGGTATGGTAACGTTGATTGTCGTATTCGTCCCGATTGTCGTGATTCCCTGAGCAATAACTTTTACTCCGCCGCCTGCACCTGCTAAATAGTTACTGGCTTCAACACTCATTTAAACACCTCCCGTAGCTGTTACCTGCATAAGCCAATTGGCCGCATCATTTTTAAATAAAGTCACTTGCAATGGCATATTGCTCATAGTAATGGTATCTCCGATATTATTGCCATCTGGGGCAAAAATAACCCCTTCATCTGTAACAACCGTTATTACATTGCTACTGACAGAGAAGCGGTTGATGATGACCTTATCTCCTGGCAGAAAACTCGATTCATCTAAAGTATAAGTAACGGCTGACGGGGTTAACCAAACGTTCAATTCGGTAATAACCGCCTCGCGTGTAACCGTCATAGAAGCAGGGTTCTGATGGCTTACCTTAGTTTCCAGATCCTCATATGAGGCCAGGCCGTCACCACTC
This genomic window from Thalassomonas viridans contains:
- a CDS encoding DUF1353 domain-containing protein, whose translation is MMPDVSALYRDDLDKFILTTSIQTPELDLPAGMLSDGFSSPWYLRWYVNRVEQGWIAAWVHDRCYQQAIKTKPWADKLFYKNLRRCRVKKSKAKIMYLAVKWFGRGSY